Below is a genomic region from Leucobacter exalbidus.
GTGCAGCGGGAATTAAGGAGCGCGCGGTCGCAAACATAGCTGCAGTCTAACGATGGCGTGCGTGGCTCGCAGGGCGCGACCGCCGGTTTGTTATGGTCCTAACTACAGCCCAATAGTTATCAGAGAGGGAGGCACCGTGTCACACGCTATCGAGGTCTCACACCTCAGCAAATCGTTTGGGGAGGTGCACGCCGTACGCGACCTCAACTTCACCGCGCAGCCAGGGAGGGTCACCGGGTTTCTCGGCCCCAACGGCTCGGGTAAAACCACCACGCTGAGTATGCTGCTCGGCCTCGCCCACCCCGATGCGGGCACCGCCACCATCGGCGGCATGCCGTATGCACAGCTCGACCGCCCGGCCCTCACCGTGGGCGCCGCGCTCTCGGCCAACTTTCACGCCGCGCACACCGGCCGTGCGCACCTCGACATTGCGCGCCGGGCCATCGGCGCCCCCGAGACCCGCGTCGCCGAGGTACTCGGGCTCGTCGGTCTCAGCGATTCGGCAAATCGCAAGGCGGGCGGCTACTCGCTCGGCATGCGCCAGCGCCTCGCCCTCGCTACGGCCCTGCTCGGCGACCCCGATGTGCTCGTGCTCGATGAACCGGTCAACGGGCTCGACCCCGAGGGCATCCGTTGGATTCGACTGTTTCTGCGCCACCTCGCCAGCGAGGGCAAAACTGTGTTGTTGTCATCGCATCTACTCAGCGAGGCTCAGCACACCGTCGACGACCTCGTCGTGATTCGCCGCGGCGAACTGATGTTCGCAGGGCCCTTAAATGACCTGCAGAGCGGCGCCCGCACGGTGTTTGTGAACACCGCAGCCGAGCATCGCGCGGCGCTGGTGGCCGCGCTCACCGCAGCCGGCGGCACCGTCGGCACCGAGTGGGGCAAACGCCGTCACGCAGCGGAGCCCGTCATTTCGACGGCCCCGATCGGGGTCACCGGCCTCGACGCCGACCAGGTGGGGCTGATCGCGTTCGCAGCGGGGGTCGCGTTGTCACACCTCAGCGCCCCCGAAGCCGAGCTCGAGCTCAGCTTCCTCGAACTCACCGGCGACGCGGCCGATACGGTCGCTGAAGGAGCCCGCTCATGAGCCGTCTGACCCGCAGTCTGTCAGCCGAGGCCCGCAAGGTGCGGGCTACCAAGCTGTGGTGGATCCTCGCGCTCGTGATCGCCGTCTACTCAGCGATGATGGCGGCCGTGTTCGTGTTCATTTTTGGTGAGATGGGCGACATGGCCGACCTGGGCGGCCAGTCCCCTGCGTTCTCGTCCCAGATCATCGCCAACCTCGTCTACTCGGCAGTGGCGTCATTTGGCTATGTGGTGCCATTACTCTTTGGCGCGCTCGTCGCGACCGGCGAGCTGCGGCATCGCACGCTCGCGCTCGCATTTCTCCATGAGCCCCGCCGCGGCATCGTGCTCGCCAGCAAAACCATCACCGTGTTTGTGGTGGGGCTTGCGCTCGGTATCGCCGGTTTGCTCGGCGCAATCGCGGCTTCACTGCCCGTGTTTGTCACCACTGACGGCGATCCGATGCTGGGCACCGGCGACACCTGGGCGATCTTTGCCCGCACCATCGTGGCGATGGGGCTCTGGGCGATCCTGGGCATGGGCGTCGGAGTGCTGGTCAAGAACCAAGCCTTCGCGATCGTCATCACACTCGTGTTCACCCAGTTCGTTGAACCGGTCGCGCGCATGGGCGCCCAGTTTTGGGAGTGGAGCGCGCAGGTCGCGAAGTTCTTGCCCGGAGCCGCAAGCGATGCGTTTGTGGGCGCGAGCCTGATGAATAATCTGTCGGCGCTTGACCCATCGGCGGCTGGGGCTAGCTCGGCTTCCCTGGGCATCTGGGCTGGCTTCGCCGTGCTCGCGGCCTACGCCGCCGTGGCTACGCTGGCCGGTTGGGCGCTGCGCTGGCGCG
It encodes:
- a CDS encoding ABC transporter ATP-binding protein translates to MSHAIEVSHLSKSFGEVHAVRDLNFTAQPGRVTGFLGPNGSGKTTTLSMLLGLAHPDAGTATIGGMPYAQLDRPALTVGAALSANFHAAHTGRAHLDIARRAIGAPETRVAEVLGLVGLSDSANRKAGGYSLGMRQRLALATALLGDPDVLVLDEPVNGLDPEGIRWIRLFLRHLASEGKTVLLSSHLLSEAQHTVDDLVVIRRGELMFAGPLNDLQSGARTVFVNTAAEHRAALVAALTAAGGTVGTEWGKRRHAAEPVISTAPIGVTGLDADQVGLIAFAAGVALSHLSAPEAELELSFLELTGDAADTVAEGARS
- a CDS encoding ABC transporter permease codes for the protein MSRLTRSLSAEARKVRATKLWWILALVIAVYSAMMAAVFVFIFGEMGDMADLGGQSPAFSSQIIANLVYSAVASFGYVVPLLFGALVATGELRHRTLALAFLHEPRRGIVLASKTITVFVVGLALGIAGLLGAIAASLPVFVTTDGDPMLGTGDTWAIFARTIVAMGLWAILGMGVGVLVKNQAFAIVITLVFTQFVEPVARMGAQFWEWSAQVAKFLPGAASDAFVGASLMNNLSALDPSAAGASSASLGIWAGFAVLAAYAAVATLAGWALRWRGDVE